The Parabacteroides sp. AD58 genome includes a window with the following:
- a CDS encoding SusC/RagA family TonB-linked outer membrane protein produces the protein MAQGQDAATANVNANTLMLNHLGYNIYTVPNGQQLIGTDGRLNPNATLGRAYEANGETYYMINDNWRDAAYRTALRQEYTVSINGANDKGSFYASAGYLNEDGIIEFSGFKRFSARFKADYQAKKWLKIGANVGYVNSTTESNPNLNTSFNSTNLMYYTSRIAPIYPIYVRVLDQKGNPVIRTDEHGNPQYDYGVATTNYPGAQRAFSPTGNPLGANRYNETVSKGNKLNGTFTLDVNLTDFLKANATSTIDWGNTGESWLQTSLYGPKVSVNGQIDKAQTNTIRQNHVQTLTYFDEFGKHHVNVMIGHEYYDTKTTYLYAYAQGLFSPEIPEINGAAKPVSSNSYTTEYNVEGYFANAQYSYDDKYFASASYRRDASSRFAKQNRWGNFWSVGGAWLINKEDFFRADWVNQLKVKLSVGQQGNDNIQDFAYTDMYTLAPSSGSSMSASFWRIGNPDITWETTTNTNVGVEFDLFNSRLTGTLDYYYKKTTDLLFWLSVPESAGSRGYYGNIGDIRNSGVELSLQGNLIRTKNVDWSIQVNLAHNKDKILKLPKSKTTELGGFIDGGIWYKEGGSIYNAFRAEYAGVNEKGEALYYVDSKLGEGVTNRPGKNRDATTTNFNKATKYEQGSLLPDLYGGFGTSLSLYGFDVSLTFDYQLGGKIYDNQYAGLMSNISDAGGAGSAIHVDALKAWTEAKPNNAIPRMQFGDQYTAAASTRWLTSASYLNFQSFTVGYTLPKNWLSALGISRLRVYASGENLCFWSARRGLDPRYSYSENASVDVYSPVRTVMGGLQLSF, from the coding sequence ATGGCTCAGGGACAGGATGCGGCAACGGCCAACGTCAATGCCAATACCTTGATGCTGAATCATCTGGGTTATAATATCTATACTGTTCCAAACGGACAGCAACTGATTGGAACCGACGGTCGTTTAAATCCGAATGCTACCTTAGGCCGTGCCTACGAAGCCAACGGGGAAACCTATTATATGATTAATGACAACTGGCGGGATGCGGCTTATCGAACAGCTCTTCGGCAGGAATATACCGTGAGTATAAACGGAGCGAATGATAAAGGCTCGTTTTATGCGAGTGCCGGATATCTGAACGAGGATGGTATCATTGAATTCTCAGGCTTCAAGCGCTTTTCGGCCCGTTTCAAAGCCGATTATCAAGCCAAGAAATGGCTGAAGATCGGAGCTAATGTAGGATATGTCAATTCGACTACTGAATCGAACCCGAATCTGAATACGTCGTTCAACAGTACCAACCTGATGTATTATACTTCCCGTATTGCTCCTATCTATCCGATCTATGTTCGAGTGTTGGATCAGAAAGGGAATCCGGTAATCCGTACCGATGAACATGGAAATCCGCAATATGATTATGGCGTAGCAACAACCAACTATCCGGGAGCGCAGCGGGCCTTTTCGCCTACAGGTAATCCCTTGGGAGCGAACCGCTATAACGAAACGGTTTCGAAAGGAAACAAACTGAATGGCACATTTACGCTGGATGTGAACCTGACCGATTTCCTGAAAGCGAATGCAACGAGTACAATCGATTGGGGAAATACGGGTGAATCCTGGCTTCAGACGTCGCTTTATGGTCCGAAAGTCTCTGTGAATGGGCAGATTGATAAGGCACAGACCAATACCATCCGTCAGAATCATGTGCAGACATTGACTTATTTTGATGAGTTTGGTAAACATCATGTTAATGTCATGATCGGTCATGAGTATTATGATACGAAAACGACATATCTGTATGCCTATGCGCAAGGTTTGTTCTCTCCGGAAATACCGGAAATCAATGGTGCAGCAAAACCGGTCAGTTCCAATTCATATACGACGGAATACAATGTAGAAGGCTATTTTGCGAATGCCCAATATAGTTATGATGATAAGTATTTTGCTTCGGCATCTTATCGTCGGGACGCATCTTCCCGTTTTGCGAAACAGAATCGTTGGGGTAATTTCTGGTCAGTGGGCGGAGCCTGGCTGATCAATAAAGAAGATTTCTTCCGGGCCGATTGGGTCAATCAGTTGAAAGTAAAGTTGTCGGTTGGTCAGCAGGGTAATGACAATATTCAAGACTTTGCTTATACAGATATGTATACGCTGGCACCGTCTTCTGGATCTTCTATGTCTGCTTCCTTTTGGCGGATTGGTAATCCGGATATCACGTGGGAAACAACTACCAATACCAATGTGGGTGTGGAGTTCGACTTGTTTAACAGTCGCTTGACCGGTACTCTCGATTATTATTATAAGAAAACAACCGACTTGCTGTTCTGGCTTTCTGTTCCTGAATCAGCCGGTTCACGAGGCTATTATGGGAATATCGGAGACATTCGGAACTCGGGTGTTGAATTGAGTTTGCAAGGAAATCTGATCCGCACGAAGAATGTGGATTGGAGTATTCAGGTGAACCTGGCACATAATAAAGATAAGATTCTGAAATTGCCGAAATCCAAAACAACAGAGCTTGGTGGATTTATCGATGGTGGTATTTGGTATAAAGAAGGCGGATCGATCTACAATGCATTCCGGGCTGAATATGCCGGTGTGAATGAGAAGGGAGAAGCCCTTTATTATGTGGATAGCAAATTGGGTGAAGGAGTGACGAATCGTCCGGGAAAGAACCGGGATGCGACGACTACAAATTTCAATAAAGCTACAAAATATGAGCAGGGAAGTTTGCTCCCCGATTTATATGGAGGTTTCGGAACGTCTCTTTCTTTGTATGGATTTGATGTCTCATTGACATTCGATTATCAGTTGGGAGGAAAGATCTATGATAATCAATATGCAGGCCTGATGTCGAATATCTCGGATGCCGGTGGAGCCGGTAGTGCCATTCATGTGGATGCCTTGAAAGCCTGGACAGAAGCAAAACCGAATAATGCCATTCCTCGAATGCAGTTTGGCGATCAGTATACGGCAGCAGCTTCTACCCGTTGGCTGACAAGTGCCAGTTATCTGAACTTCCAGTCGTTTACGGTTGGATATACGTTGCCTAAGAATTGGTTGTCAGCATTAGGAATCAGTAGATTGCGCGTTTATGCTTCGGGCGAAAACCTTTGTTTCTGGTCTGCTCGCCGGGGTTTAGATCCTCGTTATTCTTATTCAGAAAATGCCTCTGTGGATGTATATTCACCAGTCCGGACAGTCATGGGCGGACTTCAATTGTCATTCTAA
- a CDS encoding carboxypeptidase-like regulatory domain-containing protein: MKERLLMPLTCIVLSIGSAWAQNQSVSGIVISEESGEPIIGASVLVKGTTQGTVTDMDGKFTISNLPNSAKVLQVSYVGMEGQEVSIKNGIIKIVLKSDTELLDEVMVVAFGTQKKSAFTGSASVVNAEALSKHVATNVANALVGSTPGLQLRGGSGAPGASQGNIKIRGIASLYANTDPLIIVDGAPYSASLSNIPQEDIESVTVLKDAASAALYGARGAAGVILVTTKSGANKKAQVNVDVKWGANSRAIQDYETIDDPGKYYETV, translated from the coding sequence ATGAAAGAAAGGTTACTCATGCCATTGACATGCATTGTCTTGAGTATAGGATCTGCATGGGCACAAAACCAGTCTGTTTCGGGTATTGTTATCTCCGAAGAATCAGGTGAACCAATTATTGGAGCCTCAGTATTGGTAAAAGGTACTACACAAGGTACGGTGACGGACATGGACGGTAAGTTTACCATATCAAACTTACCAAATTCAGCTAAAGTATTGCAAGTCTCTTATGTCGGAATGGAGGGGCAAGAGGTTTCCATCAAGAATGGAATCATAAAAATTGTCCTGAAATCAGACACCGAGTTGCTGGATGAAGTGATGGTTGTCGCTTTCGGAACGCAGAAGAAGTCGGCTTTTACCGGTTCTGCATCGGTGGTGAATGCCGAAGCTCTGTCGAAGCATGTGGCAACCAATGTGGCAAACGCTTTAGTCGGATCGACACCCGGTCTGCAACTTCGCGGAGGTTCTGGTGCTCCCGGAGCTAGTCAGGGAAATATTAAGATTCGAGGTATTGCTTCTTTGTATGCGAATACGGATCCGCTGATTATTGTTGACGGAGCACCTTACAGTGCTTCATTAAGCAACATCCCGCAAGAAGATATTGAGTCGGTTACCGTATTGAAAGATGCGGCTTCGGCGGCTTTGTATGGAGCCCGTGGAGCTGCCGGTGTCATACTGGTAACGACAAAGAGTGGAGCCAATAAGAAAGCTCAGGTAAATGTGGATGTAAAATGGGGAGCCAACAGCCGTGCCATTCAGGATTATGAGACGATTGATGATCCGGGCAAGTATTATGAAACGGTATAA
- a CDS encoding biotin--[acetyl-CoA-carboxylase] ligase, which produces MNEENLPKLIHISETSSTNTYMHDLLAREEVPEGSCVWADFQTAGRGQIGNVWESEAGKNLTFSIVLYPTFLPANRQFLISELSAYSVKELLDRYTSDITVKWPNDVYWKDRKICGMLIENDLAGQNLYASVSGIGINLNQPEFRGDAPNPVSLYQILGHEVDREKLMKEFLDIFYANYLLILEGREEELQDKYLKSLYRKDGFFVYEDANGRFEAAFDGIEPTGHLLLRLKDGSRRRYEFKEVKFILSA; this is translated from the coding sequence ATGAATGAAGAAAATTTGCCTAAATTGATCCATATCTCAGAAACAAGTTCGACGAATACATACATGCATGACTTATTGGCCCGGGAAGAAGTGCCCGAAGGCTCTTGTGTGTGGGCTGACTTCCAAACAGCCGGTCGGGGACAGATCGGGAATGTGTGGGAATCAGAAGCCGGAAAGAACCTGACGTTTAGTATCGTATTGTATCCAACCTTTTTACCCGCGAACCGTCAGTTTTTGATCTCGGAACTTTCAGCTTATAGTGTGAAAGAATTATTGGACAGGTATACTTCGGATATTACGGTCAAATGGCCAAATGATGTATATTGGAAAGACCGGAAAATATGCGGGATGCTGATCGAAAATGATCTGGCAGGGCAGAATCTGTACGCTTCTGTATCAGGTATTGGTATTAATCTCAACCAGCCGGAATTTCGGGGTGATGCGCCGAATCCGGTATCGTTATATCAGATTCTGGGCCATGAAGTAGACCGGGAAAAGCTGATGAAGGAATTTCTGGACATCTTTTATGCCAATTATTTGTTAATACTGGAAGGACGAGAAGAAGAGTTGCAGGACAAATATCTGAAGTCTCTGTATCGTAAAGACGGATTCTTTGTATATGAAGACGCTAATGGTCGTTTTGAGGCGGCGTTTGACGGAATAGAGCCAACCGGGCATCTGCTGTTGAGACTGAAAGACGGTAGCCGTCGCCGGTATGAGTTTAAGGAAGTGAAATTTATTCTTTCTGCTTGA
- the rsmH gene encoding 16S rRNA (cytosine(1402)-N(4))-methyltransferase RsmH, producing the protein MEEQKMVYHVPVLLQESLEGMAIRPDGVYVDVTFGGGGHSREILRRLGDNGRLYGFDQDADAEKNIPDDPHFTFVRSNFRYLYNFMRYHQEIGKVDALLADLGVSSHHFDDKERGFSFRFDGLLDMRMNTRAGKTAADVLNTYTEEALADVFYLYGEVKVARKLASMVVSARDAKPFATIEDLLEVVKPFISRDKEKKFLAQVFQALRIEVNDEMRALREMLMATLKVLKPGGRLVVITYHSLEDRLVKNFLKSGNFEGKAEQDFFGNVQSPFRLVNNKVIVPSSDEIERNPRSRSAKLRIAERK; encoded by the coding sequence ATGGAGGAGCAGAAGATGGTTTATCATGTGCCGGTGCTGTTGCAGGAAAGTCTGGAAGGCATGGCTATTCGTCCGGATGGCGTCTATGTAGACGTTACCTTTGGAGGCGGAGGACACTCTCGTGAAATTCTGCGCCGCCTGGGAGATAACGGACGTCTGTATGGCTTTGATCAGGATGCAGATGCCGAGAAGAACATCCCGGATGATCCGCATTTTACGTTTGTACGAAGTAATTTCCGGTATCTGTATAACTTTATGCGTTATCATCAGGAGATAGGTAAGGTTGATGCCTTGTTGGCAGACCTGGGCGTTTCTTCTCATCATTTTGATGATAAAGAACGTGGCTTTTCATTCCGTTTCGATGGCTTACTGGATATGCGCATGAATACACGCGCCGGGAAAACTGCGGCAGATGTATTGAATACTTATACAGAAGAAGCTTTGGCTGATGTGTTCTATTTGTATGGGGAGGTAAAAGTGGCCCGGAAATTAGCGTCGATGGTTGTCAGTGCCCGTGATGCCAAGCCTTTTGCTACGATAGAAGATCTGCTTGAGGTTGTCAAGCCTTTTATTAGCCGTGATAAGGAAAAGAAATTCCTTGCTCAGGTATTTCAGGCTTTGCGTATAGAAGTAAATGATGAAATGCGTGCTTTGCGTGAAATGCTGATGGCTACACTGAAAGTATTGAAACCTGGTGGGCGGTTGGTTGTGATTACCTATCATTCTTTGGAAGATCGTCTGGTTAAGAACTTCCTGAAGAGTGGTAACTTTGAGGGTAAAGCTGAACAAGACTTCTTTGGAAATGTGCAGTCTCCTTTCCGCCTGGTGAATAATAAAGTAATTGTTCCATCGTCGGATGAGATAGAACGGAATCCACGATCAAGGAGTGCCAAACTGCGTATCGCAGAGCGAAAATAA
- a CDS encoding RagB/SusD family nutrient uptake outer membrane protein produces MKSKVKILTWAAAGLVLLSGCIKEIDPQTSNVTIDQANNAPGAFVNFVSAITNSLAGSFTYSKSKQHPYDFGYPSFFLMRDVMGQDIALEDKGNEWYTTWYACGVGLGPQYAVSQYPWTYYYGWIKSCNIVISMAGENPDGERMVGSGIAYAMRAMFYMDIARMFAQKSYAMDKMAETVPLVLETTGLEALAKNPRATNEVMWAQILSDLDKAEERLQDYRRSDVYTPDLSVVYGLKARAYLTMEDWAKAEEYAKLAQAGYSVMDERQFTDRSTGFNTPNGSWMFGLIYKDTDENVLANDGDSSWGSQMILEISSTGCGYAANYGTPKRIDKHLYETIPATDFRKNSFVDFAIDGYKDNDQEKAIEALSAYSDEPKGLLTTASSTGSKAVGGLCVKFRPKGGVHDNQYQAYVVAVPMMRVEEMKLIEAEAAGMQNEGRGIALLTDFAKTRDPQFVYGQHKDETYGSSYATSFQNEVWWQRRVELWGEGFATFDIKRLDKAVIRSYPGTNHPLGMRWNKDLYTTNTGNIHPDWMDLCIIQTETNYNTACTNNPTPVRPQGDSPEYKW; encoded by the coding sequence ATGAAAAGTAAAGTAAAAATATTGACATGGGCTGCTGCCGGTTTAGTCCTGTTGAGTGGCTGTATCAAGGAAATAGATCCTCAAACTTCGAATGTGACTATCGATCAGGCGAACAATGCTCCCGGTGCTTTTGTGAATTTTGTGTCGGCAATTACAAATTCGCTGGCAGGATCATTTACATACAGTAAAAGCAAACAGCATCCTTATGACTTCGGGTATCCGTCATTTTTCCTGATGCGGGATGTGATGGGACAGGATATTGCTTTGGAAGACAAGGGAAACGAATGGTATACAACTTGGTATGCTTGTGGCGTAGGCCTTGGTCCACAGTATGCTGTTTCGCAATATCCCTGGACTTATTATTATGGCTGGATCAAGAGTTGTAATATTGTGATCTCCATGGCCGGTGAAAATCCGGACGGTGAACGGATGGTCGGTTCGGGTATAGCGTATGCGATGCGTGCTATGTTTTATATGGATATCGCTCGGATGTTTGCACAGAAGTCTTATGCAATGGATAAAATGGCGGAAACGGTTCCTCTGGTATTGGAAACAACCGGCTTGGAAGCCTTAGCCAAGAATCCGCGGGCAACCAATGAAGTGATGTGGGCACAAATACTGTCGGATTTGGATAAGGCGGAAGAAAGATTGCAGGATTATCGGCGTTCGGATGTTTATACACCTGATTTGTCGGTTGTTTATGGCCTGAAAGCCCGGGCATATCTGACGATGGAAGACTGGGCGAAGGCTGAAGAGTATGCTAAGTTGGCGCAGGCTGGTTATTCTGTAATGGATGAGAGACAGTTCACCGACCGGAGTACAGGCTTCAATACGCCTAATGGATCATGGATGTTTGGTTTAATCTATAAAGATACTGATGAGAATGTGCTGGCAAATGATGGTGACAGCAGCTGGGGCTCGCAGATGATTCTGGAGATTTCAAGTACGGGCTGCGGTTATGCTGCCAACTATGGAACTCCCAAACGGATTGACAAACATTTGTATGAGACGATCCCTGCTACAGATTTCCGGAAGAACAGTTTTGTCGATTTTGCGATTGATGGTTATAAGGACAATGACCAGGAGAAGGCGATAGAAGCTTTGTCGGCTTATTCTGATGAACCCAAAGGATTATTGACAACAGCAAGTTCTACTGGCTCAAAAGCGGTGGGCGGACTGTGTGTCAAGTTCCGTCCGAAAGGCGGTGTTCATGATAATCAGTATCAGGCTTATGTGGTAGCTGTACCGATGATGCGGGTGGAAGAAATGAAGTTGATAGAAGCAGAAGCGGCCGGTATGCAGAACGAAGGTCGGGGTATTGCCTTATTAACGGACTTTGCCAAGACGCGTGATCCTCAGTTTGTTTACGGGCAGCATAAAGATGAAACTTATGGAAGCAGCTACGCGACTTCATTCCAGAATGAAGTATGGTGGCAGCGCCGTGTGGAACTGTGGGGCGAAGGCTTTGCGACCTTTGATATTAAGCGGTTGGATAAAGCGGTTATCCGCAGTTATCCGGGAACTAATCATCCATTAGGTATGCGTTGGAATAAGGATTTATATACGACCAATACGGGAAATATTCATCCTGACTGGATGGATCTTTGTATCATCCAGACTGAAACGAACTATAATACAGCCTGTACAAACAATCCTACTCCGGTTCGTCCGCAGGGCGATTCGCCGGAATATAAATGGTAA
- a CDS encoding FtsL-like putative cell division protein yields the protein MSMEADNKTTNNQEKKKKHFSFLYVLGGGFLKEDFFTRHTRMIVLVVILIFFFIGNRYTCLQKLREIDRLQQELRDVRFEALSISSELTGNSRQSQIEMLIEEQGIDLEGATTPPYELKK from the coding sequence ATGAGTATGGAAGCAGACAATAAAACTACGAATAACCAGGAGAAGAAGAAAAAACATTTTTCTTTTCTTTATGTATTGGGTGGAGGTTTTCTGAAGGAAGATTTCTTCACTCGGCATACACGTATGATTGTGTTGGTAGTAATTCTGATATTTTTCTTTATCGGTAACCGATATACTTGTTTGCAGAAGTTAAGAGAAATAGACCGTTTACAGCAAGAGTTGAGGGATGTCCGGTTTGAAGCGCTTTCCATCTCGTCTGAACTGACCGGTAACAGCCGTCAGTCACAGATAGAAATGCTGATAGAAGAACAGGGTATAGATTTGGAAGGAGCCACAACTCCTCCGTATGAATTGAAGAAATAA
- a CDS encoding UDP-N-acetylmuramoyl-L-alanyl-D-glutamate--2,6-diaminopimelate ligase, which produces MELQKLIQVLDAPVVTGNPQAEITGIQSDSRRIEPGFLFVAVRGTAVDGHTYIAGALEKGAVAVVCEEIPQGLNDKCIFVVVKDSAEALGKLLSAWYGNPSDKLVLVGVTGTNGKTTIATLLYQMFRKLGHKAGLISTVCNYVDGEAIPTEHTTPDPITLHALIARMVEAGCEYAFMEVSSHSIDQKRISGLSFNGGIFTNLTRDHLDYHKTVENYLKAKKKFFDDLPATAFALTNLDDKSGMVMLQNTAAKKLTYSLRTLADFKGKILESHFDGTELLINNREVSVHFVGRFNAYNLLAVYGAAITLGKTPEEVLVVLSTLHSVSGRFETIRSPKGYTAIVDYAHTPDALTNVLNGIHEVLDGNGRVITVVGCGGNRDKGKRPMMAREAVRLSDQVILTSDNPRFEEPDAIIQDMVAGLTSADMEKTLCITDREQAIKAAVKLAQKGDVILIAGKGHEDYQEVKGVKHHFDDREIVRNLFANQQA; this is translated from the coding sequence ATGGAATTACAAAAACTGATTCAAGTATTGGATGCTCCTGTAGTAACAGGAAATCCGCAAGCGGAAATTACAGGAATTCAGTCCGATTCCCGTCGGATAGAACCGGGCTTCCTATTTGTCGCTGTTCGGGGAACGGCAGTGGATGGTCATACCTATATTGCCGGAGCGTTGGAGAAAGGGGCTGTTGCTGTTGTCTGTGAAGAAATACCGCAAGGCTTGAATGATAAATGTATATTCGTGGTGGTAAAAGATTCTGCCGAAGCGCTTGGTAAGTTACTTTCTGCCTGGTATGGTAATCCGTCAGACAAATTGGTTCTGGTGGGTGTTACTGGCACGAATGGAAAAACGACCATCGCTACCTTATTATATCAGATGTTTCGGAAATTGGGACATAAGGCCGGTTTAATTTCTACAGTTTGTAATTATGTAGATGGCGAAGCAATCCCGACCGAACATACAACTCCCGATCCGATAACGCTTCATGCGTTAATAGCACGGATGGTTGAAGCCGGTTGTGAGTATGCTTTTATGGAAGTTAGTTCCCACTCGATAGATCAGAAGCGTATCAGCGGTCTTTCTTTTAATGGTGGTATTTTTACGAATCTGACGCGTGATCATTTAGATTATCATAAGACCGTAGAGAATTATTTGAAGGCGAAGAAAAAATTCTTTGATGATCTGCCAGCAACGGCTTTTGCCTTGACCAATCTGGATGATAAGTCGGGAATGGTGATGTTGCAGAATACTGCAGCTAAAAAACTGACTTATTCGTTGCGTACATTGGCTGATTTTAAGGGAAAAATATTGGAGTCTCATTTTGATGGAACTGAATTGCTGATTAATAATCGAGAAGTCTCAGTACATTTTGTAGGGCGTTTTAATGCTTATAACCTGCTAGCTGTTTATGGTGCCGCAATCACATTGGGAAAAACTCCGGAAGAGGTTTTGGTGGTGTTGAGTACTTTGCATTCTGTCTCTGGTAGATTTGAGACCATCCGTTCGCCTAAAGGATACACGGCGATTGTCGATTATGCTCATACACCGGATGCTTTGACAAATGTATTGAATGGTATTCATGAAGTGCTGGATGGTAATGGAAGAGTAATTACCGTAGTCGGATGTGGAGGAAATCGGGATAAGGGAAAACGTCCGATGATGGCAAGAGAAGCCGTTCGTTTGAGTGATCAGGTTATCCTTACTTCCGACAATCCTCGTTTTGAAGAACCAGATGCAATCATACAAGACATGGTGGCAGGATTAACTTCGGCTGATATGGAGAAGACTCTGTGTATCACGGATCGTGAACAGGCAATTAAAGCGGCAGTGAAACTGGCTCAGAAAGGTGATGTAATCTTGATAGCTGGTAAAGGTCACGAAGATTATCAGGAAGTGAAAGGTGTGAAGCATCATTTTGATGATCGGGAAATAGTAAGAAACTTGTTTGCTAATCAACAAGCATAA
- a CDS encoding penicillin-binding protein: protein MADDTNIEDKKVKDGSIFFSYLVVVFFLAVLAVFIVAKALNTAFVEKDRWLALAKTQIMPDRTVLPSRGNIYSYDGKLMATSVPRYYTYLDFKADGFLLDTFLYSKRNGLDSLSIYLSRKFKDRSPAGYKSHLLRGLKSKSRQYPVHVGKVSYSDLKEMKKFSFLRLNRFKSGFYTKEMVDRQRPFGTLAARTIGDVYGEIDTSGVTKGKNGLELQYDSLLRGKPGVSSVRRIGGRWTNVIEQDPEEGMDIRSTIDIDIQDITEKSLLDMLKKIDAASGTAVVMEVKTGEIKAITNMGRIREGVYGETVNHAVADETEPGSTFKVASIMVALEDGVCQPGDTVDTGNGIYMYKGSRMTDHNANKGGYHKISVEQAIWYSSNIGVAKTILKGYENNPTKFVEGLYRIGMNADLQIDIPGAGRAKIRRPDDKNHYWSKTTLPWMSFGYETQIPPISTLAFYNAIANNGTMMRPYFVKEIMHRGKTVQKFSPRVIIPSICSENTLHIIQKMLVGVVEQGTGKAVHSDIIQIAGKTGTAQIASGGVYRQAGHQVAFAGYFPAEDPMYSCIVVIRQPRIGYPSGGTMSGGVVKAIAEKIYSSHISISIDEMKPDSTAVFLPIVKGGEKRAVENVLDELDIAFVSDSAETDWVKATRDKERNRIVLEDVTIRNGLVPAVYGMDAKDAVFLLESAGLRVTVSGAGRVTAQSIPPGRRVSKGQTILLTLK, encoded by the coding sequence ATGGCTGATGATACTAACATAGAAGATAAAAAGGTCAAGGACGGCAGCATCTTCTTTTCTTATTTGGTGGTGGTGTTTTTCTTGGCTGTTTTAGCTGTCTTTATCGTAGCAAAGGCTTTAAATACAGCCTTTGTGGAAAAAGACCGTTGGCTTGCTTTAGCGAAAACACAGATTATGCCCGACAGGACTGTTTTACCGAGTCGTGGTAATATCTATTCGTATGATGGGAAGCTGATGGCTACAAGTGTGCCTCGTTATTATACATATCTGGATTTTAAAGCTGATGGCTTTTTGCTGGATACCTTTTTATATTCTAAGCGGAATGGTTTGGATTCGCTGTCAATTTATTTGTCTCGTAAGTTTAAAGACCGTAGTCCTGCTGGTTATAAAAGTCATTTGTTACGGGGTTTGAAGTCGAAGAGTCGCCAATATCCGGTGCACGTAGGGAAAGTTTCTTATTCTGACTTGAAGGAAATGAAGAAGTTCTCGTTCTTACGTTTGAATCGCTTTAAGAGTGGTTTCTATACAAAGGAGATGGTTGACAGGCAACGACCATTCGGAACCTTGGCAGCCCGTACTATTGGTGATGTTTACGGAGAGATAGATACCTCTGGAGTTACGAAAGGAAAGAACGGACTGGAGTTGCAATATGATTCATTATTGCGGGGAAAGCCTGGCGTTAGCTCGGTTCGTCGTATAGGTGGCCGTTGGACAAACGTGATTGAACAGGATCCGGAAGAGGGAATGGATATTCGTTCAACCATTGATATAGATATCCAAGATATCACGGAGAAATCTTTACTTGATATGCTGAAGAAGATTGATGCGGCTTCAGGAACAGCGGTCGTTATGGAAGTAAAGACCGGAGAGATAAAGGCCATTACCAATATGGGACGTATCCGGGAAGGCGTGTATGGAGAAACGGTGAATCATGCAGTAGCTGATGAAACGGAACCAGGTTCGACATTCAAGGTTGCGTCTATCATGGTCGCTTTGGAAGACGGCGTTTGTCAACCGGGTGATACCGTTGATACGGGAAATGGTATATATATGTATAAAGGATCCCGTATGACGGATCATAATGCGAATAAAGGTGGATATCATAAGATCTCGGTTGAACAGGCTATCTGGTACTCATCGAATATCGGTGTGGCCAAGACAATTCTGAAGGGATATGAAAACAATCCGACAAAATTCGTAGAAGGCTTGTATCGTATTGGTATGAATGCTGATTTGCAAATTGATATACCTGGAGCAGGACGGGCGAAGATTCGCCGGCCGGATGATAAGAATCATTATTGGTCAAAGACAACTTTGCCTTGGATGTCATTTGGGTATGAGACGCAAATTCCTCCGATTTCGACTTTGGCATTTTACAATGCAATTGCCAATAATGGAACGATGATGCGACCTTATTTCGTCAAGGAAATTATGCATCGGGGAAAAACTGTGCAGAAATTCTCACCGCGTGTTATAATCCCTTCAATTTGTTCAGAGAATACGTTGCATATTATTCAGAAAATGTTGGTAGGGGTAGTTGAGCAGGGTACAGGAAAAGCCGTGCATTCGGATATTATTCAGATAGCGGGAAAGACAGGAACGGCTCAGATTGCTTCGGGCGGCGTATACCGACAGGCCGGACATCAGGTCGCTTTTGCCGGCTATTTTCCTGCTGAAGATCCGATGTATAGCTGTATAGTCGTGATTCGTCAACCAAGAATCGGGTATCCTTCCGGTGGAACCATGTCTGGTGGTGTTGTAAAGGCTATTGCCGAGAAGATTTATTCGAGCCATATCTCTATTTCAATTGATGAGATGAAACCCGATTCAACAGCTGTCTTTTTGCCAATAGTTAAGGGTGGAGAAAAACGGGCTGTTGAGAATGTGCTGGATGAATTGGATATAGCTTTCGTAAGTGACAGTGCAGAAACTGACTGGGTGAAGGCAACAAGAGACAAAGAACGGAACCGGATTGTATTGGAAGACGTTACGATTCGGAACGGTTTGGTTCCGGCCGTTTATGGTATGGATGCGAAAGATGCTGTCTTTTTATTGGAATCCGCAGGTTTACGGGTTACAGTATCAGGTGCCGGTCGTGTGACAGCTCAGAGTATTCCTCCGGGACGTCGTGTTTCAAAAGGACAAACTATATTATTAACATTGAAGTGA